CAAGTGTGTTTATCCCTAAAATCCAAGTGTGTTTATCCCTAAAATCCAAGTGTGTTTATCCCTAAAATCCAGTGTGTCTATCCTAAAATCCAAGTGTGTTTATCCCTAAAATCCAAGTGTGTTTATCCTGAAATCTGAATGTCCTTGTCCCTAAAATCAAAATCGTTTATCCCTAAAACTCGAAATCATTTATTATCCCCCAAATCCAAATGTGTTTATCCCTGAAATCTGAATCTGTCCATCCTAAAATCTAATTTTATTTATCCATAAAATCCCAGAGGAGTGTGGGATATTCCCAGTGCCTCTCCCAAGCTGTTTTCAGAGGGCTCAGGAAACAGGGAAACGAAGCCAAACCCAGGAATTCGGGAAGCTGCTTCCTGAGCCCCCAGGGAAAGGAACCCCACCCTGGAATTCCCAAGGCAGGAAAATCCCCCGTTCCCAGTTAAACTTGGCtttgttttgggggtgggggggggttTATTTTCCAACGCACATGCAAAGAGAATTCCCAAAACACCGGCACGGGATCACGGGGAGCATCCGGAGGGATTCGGGGAGGGggatctggggggggggggaacatcAAATTTCCACAATTTCACCGCGGATTCTCCCGAAATTCCATCGGAACCGAGTCCGTCCCGAGGGCAGGAGCCTCCAGAGGGAACACACGGATGGAGGGGGcgaattctgggatttgggatgggggGAAACTCTCCCGGTTCCGCCCCAAACTCGCCTTTCCGGGCAAAAATGTGCCATAAATATCTGGGGTTTTGGGAAAAAgtctccccccttccctcccaaaaACCAGTGTCCAGCTGTCTGGGAGTGCTGTCCGTGGATGGGAGGAGGCGGATCCCAGAAGTCCAGGATGATCCCAGAAGTCCGGGATGATCCCAGAAGTCCGGGATGATCCCAGAAGTCTGGGATGATCCTGGCACCGCCAGCACAAGGGATTTTTAGTTCCAGGGAATTTCCCTCCGACAAAAAATCCGccttttccctggttttcaGCTCCTCCAGGAGGTTCCCACCTGGAAAAATCAGCGTGTGGAGGCTCCGGGACAAAAGCACATCCAGGAATCCGTCGGCCAAATCCTCGGGATCGTCCCGCCCGATCCCCGGCTCCGCAGATCCCAAAGTAAGTCCTTACTCCCTTCCTTGGAGCAGTCTGGGGAACTCCTTTCCGGGATATTTCCTCCTCAGGACGGTTGGAGAGCTGGGGGAGGTTTTCACCCTGGAGGATTTTATTCCTTCGGCTGGAACAGCTCCTGGGAAAACTTTTCCAGGGATTCCAACCGTCCCTGACGACGTCCTGGGGAGATCCCGGGTCATTCCCGAAAAAAACTGGGCTAAAACCACCATCCCAGTGATGGAATCATGGACATAACCCGGGAGGGAGGAGATCCAGAGCCTTTCCAGCTGGATTAGGGCTTGGAGTTGTGCTGGGAATACTGGGAGGCGGCTTGGGATGGGCACCGGGGGGGAATCCCGAGGGATCCGGCCTCAAATCCAAATGTCGGCGGATTCCACCCCCAAATTCCCCATGCTGACGGATCCTGGCCCGAAATTCCTGGTCCTGGTGGAAAATGCTGGAAGGTTCAGTCTGGATTTCGGGCAGGGATCGCAGCTCCTGATGGAAAAGGCTGGAAAATGCTGGAAATCCAAATATTGATGGATTCTGGCCTGAAATTCCCGGTCCTGATAGAAACTGAGGGGAAATCCCAAATATTGATGGATTCTGGTCCAAAATTCCCAGTGCTGATAGAAACTGAGGGGGAAATCCCAAATATTGATGGATTCTGGCCGGAAATTCCAGTGCTGATAGAAAATGAGGGGAAATCCCAAATATTGATGGATTCTGGCCTGAAATTCCTGGTCCCAATGGAAAATGCTGGAAGGTTCACTCAGGGGTCCAGCCTGGAATTCCCAGTCCCGACGGATTCCGGCCAGAAGTTGCCTGGCCCGGCTGGGGGGCGGGAGCAGCGTTCCCGAGGTTCCTGGGAAGGGCTCTCCCGGGTCAGGAGGTGAAGTAGGAGCTCTGCATGGAATACAGGCGGTCGATGGGGTTCCCCAGCCGGgcctgggagcaggctgggatCGGCCCCGGGCAGGAGGCACTCGCCCAGGGGGCCCAGGCTGTCGCCGTCCAGGTCGTGGAAAACTCCCTCCGAGtctgggaacagggaagggcgggaaaaggaaattaaatcaGAGGCTCTTCCCGCCCTCCCATTCCCGAATATTCCCAGAGATCTTGGTGTCAACCCCTGGTCCTGGCACGGCtctgccctccttcccttcccaaataTTCCCAGTGGGAtcaggaattccttccccaaaccttctcccccaccccatcccatcccatcccatcccatcccatcccatcccatcccatcccatcccatcccttcccatcccaccccatcccatcccatcccatcccatcccatcccatcccatcccatcccatcccatcccaccccatccctgtccctcttctccccctgcccagagctcctccccagctctgtaTCCCCCTGGATCTCATATCCCAGTGGATCCTGTATCCTGTATCCCATATCCCTGTGTATCCCTGCGTATCCCTGTGCCCCCCGCTGTATCCCGGTGCATCCCGCTGTATCCCGACGTGTCCCGGCGCTCCCGGCGTTACCGTAGGGGTGCAGGTGTTccggggggagctgggggggggtcaTTCCCGGCCGGAAGAGCTCCGGCTCAGCCGTTGTGCTCCAGGGGCAGGAGCGGCTGCGGCGGGAGGCGGGAATACGGCGCCAGGAGCCCCTCGAGGCCGGGCACGCTCGCGGCGTCTGCGGGCACCCAATGGGGCAGCGTCGACACGGGGGTCACGGGGGGGGTCGCGATAGTGACGTCATGATGGTGATGTGATAGTGATGTCATAGTAGTGATGTCGTGATAGTGATGTCACCAGAGTGATGTCATGGTAGTGATGTCACCAGAGTGATGTCGTGATAGTGATGTCATGATAGTGATGTCACCAGTGACGTCGTGATAGTGATGTCACCAGTGATGTCACGATAGCGATGTCATGACAGTGcattccagagcctaaaggggctccaggagagcgggagagggacctgggagaagggctggagggatgggacacagggaatggcttcccccTGGAAAAGGGGGATTGAGGTGGAACTGGGGAAGGAATCCTTGGCTGGGGGGGCGGGCAGGGaatgggatggaattcccagaggagctgtggctgccgcATCCcgggaagtgtccaaggccaggctggagccgCCTGGGccctggaaggtgtccctgcctttgGAATTGGGTGGGATAATGGGAtgatttaaggtcccttcccacccaaaccgcTCCCCAATTCCACGAAACGCGTCCGAGCCGCTCCCTGCATCCTGGCTCTCCGCCCATTCCCGGTTTTCCCTCACCTTCGCTGTCGTCGTTGCTCTGCCGGCTGCTCCTCCCGGTCCCTCTCCCGCTTCCCAGCCGGGCATTCccgagctgctcctgctcctgctgctgctgctgctgctgctgctgctgctgcctccgGGCGATTTTCTTCATCTGGGAAAACACACGGACGCGCCGGGAATTCGAGCCCCCGGAGCTCCGGGGGGGTTCAATCCCACCCCTGGAACGGGACCCGCTCCCTCACCTTGGCCCGTTGGTTCTGGAACCACACCTGGACCACCCGCACGGTCAGTCCCGTCTCCGCCGCCAGCGTCTCCCTCACCTGGCCACGGAAAAGGGATAAATCGGGATTCAATCCCTCTGGGAAGGGTCCCGGCGGGATGGGGGTGCCGGTACCTTCCTGCAGGGCTTGGAGGACACCTCGAAGGAGGCCTTGAAGGCGCGGCGCTGCTGCGTGGTCAGGATGGTGCGCGGGCGCTTGGAGCGCTTGTGCTCCCGGCCCTCGTCGCCTTTGCCCTGGGAGTGGGCACCGTCCTCGTCCTCGCTTTTCACTGCCGGGATCAGGGAATTGGGACAGGgagccatccctgggagtgctcagggaTGGGGACGGGGCTCGGAGTCAGGAATTGGGACAGGGAGTCATccctgggagtgctcagggaTTGGGACGGGGCTGAGAGTTGGGAATTGGGACAGGgatccatccctgggagtgctcagggaTTGGGACAGGGCTCGGAGTCGGGAATTGGGACAGGgatccatccctgggagtgctcagggaTTGGGACGGGGCTGAGAGTCGGGAATTGGGACAGGgatccatccctgggagtgctcagggatggggatggggctCAGAGTCAGGAATTGGGACAGGgatccatccctgggagtgctcagggaTGGGGACGGGGCTCGGAGTCGGGAATTGGGACAGGgatccatccctgggagtgctcagggatggggagggggctcGGAGTCGGGAATTGGGACAGGgatccatccctgggagtgctcagggaCAGCTGAGACGGGGCTCGGAGCCGGGAATTGGGACAGGgatccatccctgggagtgctcagggatggggacagggcttggagtcGGGAACTGGGACAGGgatccatccctgggagtgctcagggaTGGGGACGGGGCTCGGAGCCGCCCGGGCCATGGGAGGGGTCCCTGCCCTTGGAAtgaggtgggatgggaggagctccagggtccctcccaacccatcCCAACCCATCCCACGCCGCCTcatcctccccatcccctgGTCCCCCGCCCGGCTCCGTGCCGGCCCCTCACCGGACTCGGTGGGCGCGGGGCTGACGGCGCTGAgcatctccttctccttctcgTAGTCGGGGCGGCAGAGCAGCTGCCCCTCCTTGAGCACGAACTCGTCCCCGCGCTGCAGCCGCCGCTCGCACTCGCAGCAGGCGAAGCACCGCACGTGGTAGACGTTCCCCAGCACCCGCATGATCAGCTCCGAGGGCCCCACGgcctgcaggcagctgctgcacttggtCTGGAACAGCCTGGGGGGGAAACGCGGCgtctgggacacctgggggggatttgggacaCCCGGGTGGGATCTGGGATGTGCGGGAAGGATTTGGGACGTCCAGGTAGGATCTGGGACGCCTGGATGGGATCTGGGACAcccaggtgggatttgggatgccCAGGTGGGATCTGGGACACCTGGATGGGATTTGGGACACCTGGATGGGATTTGGGACACCTGGATGGGATTTGGGATGcctgggtgggatttgggatgcccaggtgggatttgggatgccCAGATGGGATCTGGGACACCTGGATGGGATCTGGGACACCCAGGTGGGATCTGGGACACCTGGATGGGATTTGGGATGcccaggtgggatttgggatgccCAGGTGGGATCTGGGACACCTGGATGGGATCTGGGACAcctgggtgggatttgggatgcccaggtgggatttgggatgcgCAGGAAGGGAAATTAGGGCCGGAGAGAGTTGTGGAGGTGTCGAGGTTGGGAATGAGGTCGGAGATGGTCCCCTGGAGCTTCTCCAGGAGGAAACACACGTTCCCAGCTGGATCTGGGGGCTTTTAGGGACCCCTCCTGGGCCGTGAGAGGATTTTAGGGACCTCTCCCCGACGATCCCGGGTTTTTTCGGGATGTCTGTGTCCGGAGGGAGGGACACTCCCGCGCTGGGCCGGAGCAGATGGTCCTGCCGAGGTAATTTTGGGACCTGAGCAGCTCCCGGCTCCCCCTCGGCGCGGGAAAAGCAATAAAATGGGGATTAATTAGGCCCTGTttgaacagcagcagctcataAACCGGGATTAGGGACGAGcccgggggcgggagggggcgAATCCCACCTGGATTGGGGCGGAGGGGCCGCTccgggggggtttgggggccCCTTTGTCTGAACTGCGCCTGGAAAACGatcccggggctgggggggaggaaaaacTGGGAAGAGGAGCAGCTTTTTGGGGAAAATCGGCTCCTGGGAGGCCGGAAATGGGGGGTTGTGatcctttaattttattttcctgttagtTCTACGATTCCCTGATTTTTAGTGTCTTGTTTCTATTATTTCTGTcattctattattttatttttctattatttttattattct
The genomic region above belongs to Pseudopipra pipra isolate bDixPip1 unplaced genomic scaffold, bDixPip1.hap1 HAP1_SCAFFOLD_86, whole genome shotgun sequence and contains:
- the LOC135408930 gene encoding LOW QUALITY PROTEIN: LIM homeobox transcription factor 1-alpha-like (The sequence of the model RefSeq protein was modified relative to this genomic sequence to represent the inferred CDS: inserted 2 bases in 1 codon; deleted 1 base in 1 codon) — protein: KPPDPAGNVCFLLEKLQGTISDLIPNLDTSTTLSGPNFPSCASQIPPGHPKSHPGVPDPIQVSQIPPGHPKSHLGIPNPIQVSQIPPGCPRSHPGVPDPIWASQIPPGHPKSHPGIPNPIQVSQIPSRCPKSHPGVPDPTWASQIPPGCPRSHPGVPDPTWTSQILPAHPRSHPGVPNPPQVSQTPRFPPRLFQTKCSSCLQAVGPSELIMRVLGNVYHVRCFACCECERRLQRGDEFVLKEGQLLCRPDYEKEKEMLSAVSPAPTESVKSEDEDGAHSQGKGDEGREHKRSKRPRTILTTQQRRAFKASFEVSSKPCRKVRETLAAETGLTVRVVQVWFQNQRAKMKKIARRQQQQQQQQQQQEQEQLGNARLGSGRGTGRSSRQSNDDSEDAASVPGLEGLLAPYSRLPPQPLLPLEHNGXEPELFRPGMTPPQLPPEHLHPYDSEGVFHDLDGDSLGPLGECLLPGADPSLLQARLGNPIDRLYSMQSSYFTS